AAAGTTTTTGCGGGAGGGGGCGCGGGGGAGGGGGCTTTTTTCAAAAAGCCCCCTCCCCCGCATCTTCTTCTTTCCACCTCTTCCTCCCCCTACGGTCCATCCTGGGAGCGTTCGGACGGGCGCATGTCGGGACTGGTGTAGAAGAATTCGATGCGCCGGTTGCGGGCCTTGTTGGCCGGGGAGGTCGGGGGCACCAGCGGCTGGCTGTCGGCCAGTCCCACGGCCCGAAGGCGTGTCGTGGAGATGCCGGTGGTCTCGGCCAGGTAGCGGGTGGCGGCGGCGGCCCGGGCGGCGGAAAGTTCCCATTTGGACGGGTAGGGGCCGCCTTTTTCGTCGTCGTCGGCGAAGCCGCGCACGGTCAGGTTGATCTTGAAGTCGCGCAGGATCTTGGCCACGCCGTCGAGGACCTTTTGGGCCGTTGGCGTCAGCTCGGCCGAGCCGGGCCTGAACATGACGGAATTGTTGACCTGCATCATCACGCCCGAGGAGTCGTTGGACACGCCGGAGTTTTTCCGGACGTTGAGGTCCGAGGTGATGAGTTCCTTTATAAGCAGGGCGACTTCGTACTTGAGCTTGTTTTCCTGGGACAGCTTGAATTCCGGCGACCCCTTGATGGCGTCGGGGCTG
This genomic stretch from Solidesulfovibrio fructosivorans JJ] harbors:
- a CDS encoding OmpA/MotB family protein, which codes for MAKNSDKGKTVIIYRESEGGHGGHHGGSWKVAYADFVTALMAFFLLLWLVVSLKPKTKQELSLVFQDKNVPSKEKVQNLEKVPTFISPDAIKGSPEFKLSQENKLKYEVALLIKELITSDLNVRKNSGVSNDSSGVMMQVNNSVMFRPGSAELTPTAQKVLDGVAKILRDFKINLTVRGFADDDEKGGPYPSKWELSAARAAAATRYLAETTGISTTRLRAVGLADSQPLVPPTSPANKARNRRIEFFYTSPDMRPSERSQDGP